Proteins encoded by one window of Gemmatimonadaceae bacterium:
- a CDS encoding PTS sugar transporter subunit IIA — protein sequence MELREFFSEDAVQLNLAGSTKDDVLKELIGLLGLDEKNEQMLFKMLKRRENLGSTGIGRGIAIPHCRSLVVSKLRVAFGRKKEGIDFKAMDGQPVHFFFLIVAPPLEVSNQYLPVLGKIAQFSKEPDLPDRLLALSQPSEFMKLLDEKGI from the coding sequence ATGGAACTGCGTGAATTCTTTTCCGAAGATGCCGTCCAACTGAACCTGGCCGGCTCTACCAAGGACGACGTCTTGAAGGAGCTCATTGGCCTGCTCGGGCTCGATGAAAAGAACGAGCAGATGCTCTTCAAGATGCTCAAGCGCCGGGAGAACCTCGGCTCCACCGGCATAGGCCGCGGCATCGCCATTCCCCACTGCCGTTCGCTCGTGGTCAGCAAGCTCCGCGTCGCCTTTGGCCGCAAGAAGGAAGGCATCGACTTCAAGGCGATGGATGGCCAGCCGGTCCACTTCTTCTTCCTGATCGTGGCGCCGCCGCTGGAAGTCTCCAATCAGTATCTGCCCGTGCTCGGGAAGATCGCGCAGTTCTCGAAGGAGCCCGATCTGCCGGATCGCCTCCTCGCGCTCTCGCAGCCGTCGGAGTTCATGAAGCTCCTCGACGAAAAGGGCATCTAG